The following coding sequences lie in one Anas platyrhynchos isolate ZD024472 breed Pekin duck chromosome 15, IASCAAS_PekinDuck_T2T, whole genome shotgun sequence genomic window:
- the NLRC3 gene encoding NLR family CARD domain-containing protein 3 isoform X2 — protein sequence MGRWWAQAESRAAANTALLAPGSPMPREASDGRGLDQSLPEAAGEVHLTTVPGGDHLPPAEAGPPHGGGGRPGAGGELPAREEPMVQKHLESLQSRYGNGLETGPVPRLMNLLLVEGLTDIQQKEHDILQIETTKGLRNVSKSIPLEKLFLPLSKVSIPPRISVTVGVAGIGKSTLVKLFVSSWTKGEINRDIMLGLPLTFRELNTYEKLSAERLIRLALPHVTEPSCISAGAGRVLLILDGLDEFKTPLDFSNTVVCTDPKKEIQVDNLITNIIRGNLLQEASVWVTSRPTAASQIPGGLVDRMTEIRGFGAAEMKEFLDQMFLDNRDLSSQVLHHIKANRSLHIMCTVPSFCRISGSSIGYYLKTSTDQSQEMTAVPKTLSEIYSYYFKMALSSDWPEKQRETLRIEQAVNNSKKILGSLGRLAFYGLLKRKYVFYEQDMKTYSIDLSLLQSSLCSRLLLKEEVQSSTAYYFSHLTIQEFLAAIYYYTAAKRAIFDLFTENGMSWPKLGFLNHFKSAVQRSLQAEDGQLDIFVRFLSGLLSPQVNKLLSGWLLAKDEHNSFRSQAISFLQGCLNTDYVISSRTVNTVHCLQEIQHMEIAKSVEEAMKNESLAGMLTPVNCSVLAYLLQVSDVCVEETNLSNCLTYNVCKSLLPQLLFCHNLRLDNNQFKDNVMELLGSVLSVKDCQIQKLSLAENQISNKGAKALARSLMVNRSLMVLDLRSNSIGPSGAKALADALKKNQVLLSLNLQHNVIKEDGATFLAEALLTNHKLTTLHLQKNSIAAQGAKKIAEALKRNCSLKELMLSSNSVGDNGSVALAEALKVNHSLQSLDLQSNSISSAGVAALTAALCSNKGLVNLNLRENSISKEGGPAIARALRTNNTLRRLDLAANLLYDEGGKAIALAMKENRALTSLHLQWNFIQANAATALAQALKSNSSLASLDLQENAIGDEGMAALSAALKVNTTLADLHLQVASIGAAGAQALAEALMVNKSLQILDLRGNSIGVAGAKAMANALKVNRSLRRLNLQENSLGMDGAICIATALKGNHGLTYVNLQGNRIGQSGAKMISDAIRTNAPDCIVEV from the exons ATGGGAAGGTGGTGGGCACAGGCTGAGAGCCGTGCTGCTGCCAACACCGCGCTCCTCGCCCCGGGATCGCCGATGCCACGGGAGGCCTCTGATGGAAG AGGCTTGGATCAGTCGCTACCAGAAGCAGCTGGTGAGGTCCATCTCACCACAGTTCCTGGAGGAGATCATCTGCCACCTGCGGAGGCTGGACCTCCTCACGGCGGAGGAGGCCGGCCGGGCGCAGGAGGCGAGCTCCCTGCCCGAGAAG AGCCGATGGTGCAGAAACATCTGGAGAGCCTCCAGAGCCGCTATGGGAACGGCTTGGAGACAGGTCCCGTCCCACGCCTCATgaacctgctgctggtggaaggCTTGACCGACATCCAGCAGAAGGAGCACGACATCCTGCAGATCGAAACCACCAAAGGCCTCCGGAACGTGTCCAAGAGCATCCCTTTAGAGAAGCTCTTCCTGCCCCTGTCCAAGGTCAGCATCCCCCCACGGATCTCCGTGACCGTAGGGGTGGCTGGCATCGGCAAAAGCACGCTGGTGAAGCTGTTTGTCTCCAGCTGGACAAAGGGGGAGATCAACAGGGACATCATGTTGGGGCTGCCCCTCACCTTCCGGGAGCTCAACACCTACGAGAAGCTCTCCGCCGAGCGGCTGATCCGCCTGGCCTTACCTCACGTCACCGAGCCCAGCTGCATCTCCGCCGGAGCCGGCAGGGTGCTGCTCATCCTCGACGGCTTGGACGAGTTCAAGACTCCCTTGGATTTTTCCAACACGGTTGTGTGCACCGACCCCAAGAAGGAGATCCAGGTGGACAACCTGATCACCAACATCATACGTGGCAACCTGCTACAGGAGGCTTCTGTCTGGGTCACCTCCCGGCCGACAGCAGCCAGCCAAATCCCCGGCGGGCTGGTTGACCGGATGACAGAAATACGAGGTTTCGGAGCGGCTGAGATGAAAGAATTTTTGGACCAGATGTTCCTGGACAACAGAGACTTGTCCAGCCAAGTTCTGCATCATATCAAGGCTAACAGATCCTTACACATCATGTGCACCGTTCCCAGCTTTTGCCGGATTTCTGGCTCTTCGATTGGTTATTACCTAAAAACCAGCACCGACCAGTCCCAAGAAATGACAGCTGTTCCTAAGACCCTCTCCGAAATCTATtcctattattttaaaatggcttTGAGCAGCGACTGGCCGGAAAAGCAGCGAGAAACACTCAGGATTGAGCAAGCTGtgaacaacagcaagaaaatcctgggcagcctgggcaggctggcCTTCTACGGGCTGCTCAAAAGGAAGTACGTGTTTTACGAGCAGGACATGAAGACGTACAGCATAGACCTCtccttgctgcagagcagcttgtGCAGCAGACTCttactcaaggaggaggtgcaGTCCTCCACAGCCTATTATTTTTCCCACCTAACCATACAGGAGTTCTTAGCAGCTATTTATTATTACACCGCTGCGAAGCGGGCAATATTCGACCTCTTCACGGAGAACGGGATGTCCTGGCCCAAGCTGGGTTTCCTCAACCACTTCAAGAGCGCCGTGCAGAGGTCTCTGCAGGCCGAGGACGGGCAGCTCGATATCTTCGTGCGCTTCCTCTCGGGGCTGCTCTCCCCCCAGGTGAACAAGCTGCTCTCCGGGTGGCTCCTGGCCAAGGACGAGCACAACAGCTTCAGGAGCCAAGCGATCAGCTTCCTCCAGGGCTGCCTGAACACGGACTACGTTATCTCCTCGCGGACGGTGAACACCGtgcactgcctgcaggagaTCCAGCACATGGAGATCGCCAAGTCTGTGGAGGAGGCGATGAAGAACGAGAGCTTGGCCGGGATGCTCACGCCAGTGAACTGCTCCGTCCTGGCCTATCTCCTGCAGGTCTCCGATGTGTGCGTGGAGGAGACCAACCTCTCCAACTGCCTGACTTACAACGTCTGTAAGagcctgctcccccagctcctcttCTGCCACAACCTCAG GCTGGACAATAACCAATTTAAGGACAAcgtgatggagctgctgggcaGCGTGCTGAGCGTGAAGGACTGCCAGATCCAGAAGCTCAG CTTGGCAGAAAATCAGATCAGCAACAAGGGTGCCAAAGCACTGGCCAGGTCGCTGATGGTCAACAGGAGCCTGATGGTGCTGGA CCTGCGGAGCAACTCCATTGGCCCCTCGGGAGCGAAAGCGCTGGCTGATGCACTGAAGAAAAACCAAGTCCTGCTCTCCCTGAA CCTGCAGCACAACGTGATCAAGGAGGACGGTGCCACCTTCCTGGCCGAGGCCCTGCTCACCAACCACAAGCTGACAACCCTGCA CCTGCAGAAAAACTCCATCGCAGCCCAGGGCGCGAAGAAAATCGCAGAAGCACTGAAGAGGAACTGCAGCCTCAAGGAACTCAT GCTCTCCAGCAACTCCGTTGGAGACAACGGCTCGGTCGCCTTGGCTGAAGCTCTGAAGGTCAACCACAGCCTGCAAAGCCTCGA TCTCCAGAGCAATTCCATCAGCAGTGCTGGGGTCGCGGCTCTGACAGCAGCTCTCTGCTCCAACAAGGGACTCGTCAACCTCAA CCTCCGGGAGAACTCCATCAGCAAGGAGGGGGGCCCCGCTATTGCCCGCGCCCTGCGGACCAACAACACCCTCAGGAGGCTGGA CTTAGCAGCCAACCTGCTGTACGACGAAGGCGGCAAGGCCATCGCTCTGGCAATGAAGGAGAACAGGGCGCTCACCTCCCTCCA CTTGCAGTGGAACTTCATTCAGGCAAACGCTGCCACGGCGCTGGCACAAGCACTCAAGTCCAACAGCAGCCTGGCCAGCCTTGA CTTGCAGGAGAACGCCATCGGAGACGAGGGGATGGCCGCCCTGTCCGCTGCGCTGAAGGTCAACACCACCTTGGCAGATCTCCA CCTTCAGGTGGCTTCAATTGGTGCGGCCGGGGCCCAAGCCCTAGCGGAGGCCTTGATGGTCAACAAGAGTCTGCAGATCCTGGA CTTGAGAGGAAACTCCATCGGTGTGGCAGGAGCCAAAGCGATGGCCAACGCGCTGAAGGTGAACCGGAGCCTCCGCAGGCTCAA CCTGCAGGAGAACTCCCTGGGCATGGACGGAGCCATCTGCATCGCCACCGCTCTGAAGGGGAACCACGGCCTCACCTACGTCAA CCTGCAAGGGAACCGCATCGGGCAGTCAGGAGCCAAGATGATCTCTGACGCCATCCGGACAAACGCACCCGACTGCATCGTGGAGGTGTGA
- the NLRC3 gene encoding NLR family CARD domain-containing protein 3 isoform X1: protein MEEAWISRYQKQLVRSISPQFLEEIICHLRRLDLLTAEEAGRAQEASSLPEKVRAVVDVLAGKGSYASQCLQTFIETTNSQLYLHITVYEPMVQKHLESLQSRYGNGLETGPVPRLMNLLLVEGLTDIQQKEHDILQIETTKGLRNVSKSIPLEKLFLPLSKVSIPPRISVTVGVAGIGKSTLVKLFVSSWTKGEINRDIMLGLPLTFRELNTYEKLSAERLIRLALPHVTEPSCISAGAGRVLLILDGLDEFKTPLDFSNTVVCTDPKKEIQVDNLITNIIRGNLLQEASVWVTSRPTAASQIPGGLVDRMTEIRGFGAAEMKEFLDQMFLDNRDLSSQVLHHIKANRSLHIMCTVPSFCRISGSSIGYYLKTSTDQSQEMTAVPKTLSEIYSYYFKMALSSDWPEKQRETLRIEQAVNNSKKILGSLGRLAFYGLLKRKYVFYEQDMKTYSIDLSLLQSSLCSRLLLKEEVQSSTAYYFSHLTIQEFLAAIYYYTAAKRAIFDLFTENGMSWPKLGFLNHFKSAVQRSLQAEDGQLDIFVRFLSGLLSPQVNKLLSGWLLAKDEHNSFRSQAISFLQGCLNTDYVISSRTVNTVHCLQEIQHMEIAKSVEEAMKNESLAGMLTPVNCSVLAYLLQVSDVCVEETNLSNCLTYNVCKSLLPQLLFCHNLRLDNNQFKDNVMELLGSVLSVKDCQIQKLSLAENQISNKGAKALARSLMVNRSLMVLDLRSNSIGPSGAKALADALKKNQVLLSLNLQHNVIKEDGATFLAEALLTNHKLTTLHLQKNSIAAQGAKKIAEALKRNCSLKELMLSSNSVGDNGSVALAEALKVNHSLQSLDLQSNSISSAGVAALTAALCSNKGLVNLNLRENSISKEGGPAIARALRTNNTLRRLDLAANLLYDEGGKAIALAMKENRALTSLHLQWNFIQANAATALAQALKSNSSLASLDLQENAIGDEGMAALSAALKVNTTLADLHLQVASIGAAGAQALAEALMVNKSLQILDLRGNSIGVAGAKAMANALKVNRSLRRLNLQENSLGMDGAICIATALKGNHGLTYVNLQGNRIGQSGAKMISDAIRTNAPDCIVEV, encoded by the exons ATGGAAG AGGCTTGGATCAGTCGCTACCAGAAGCAGCTGGTGAGGTCCATCTCACCACAGTTCCTGGAGGAGATCATCTGCCACCTGCGGAGGCTGGACCTCCTCACGGCGGAGGAGGCCGGCCGGGCGCAGGAGGCGAGCTCCCTGCCCGAGAAGGTGAGGGCCGTGGTGGATGTCCTGGCTGGCAAGGGCAGCTATGCCTCCCAGTGCCTGCAGACCTTCATCGAGACCACCAATTCCCAGCTCTACCTCCACATCACTGTTTACG AGCCGATGGTGCAGAAACATCTGGAGAGCCTCCAGAGCCGCTATGGGAACGGCTTGGAGACAGGTCCCGTCCCACGCCTCATgaacctgctgctggtggaaggCTTGACCGACATCCAGCAGAAGGAGCACGACATCCTGCAGATCGAAACCACCAAAGGCCTCCGGAACGTGTCCAAGAGCATCCCTTTAGAGAAGCTCTTCCTGCCCCTGTCCAAGGTCAGCATCCCCCCACGGATCTCCGTGACCGTAGGGGTGGCTGGCATCGGCAAAAGCACGCTGGTGAAGCTGTTTGTCTCCAGCTGGACAAAGGGGGAGATCAACAGGGACATCATGTTGGGGCTGCCCCTCACCTTCCGGGAGCTCAACACCTACGAGAAGCTCTCCGCCGAGCGGCTGATCCGCCTGGCCTTACCTCACGTCACCGAGCCCAGCTGCATCTCCGCCGGAGCCGGCAGGGTGCTGCTCATCCTCGACGGCTTGGACGAGTTCAAGACTCCCTTGGATTTTTCCAACACGGTTGTGTGCACCGACCCCAAGAAGGAGATCCAGGTGGACAACCTGATCACCAACATCATACGTGGCAACCTGCTACAGGAGGCTTCTGTCTGGGTCACCTCCCGGCCGACAGCAGCCAGCCAAATCCCCGGCGGGCTGGTTGACCGGATGACAGAAATACGAGGTTTCGGAGCGGCTGAGATGAAAGAATTTTTGGACCAGATGTTCCTGGACAACAGAGACTTGTCCAGCCAAGTTCTGCATCATATCAAGGCTAACAGATCCTTACACATCATGTGCACCGTTCCCAGCTTTTGCCGGATTTCTGGCTCTTCGATTGGTTATTACCTAAAAACCAGCACCGACCAGTCCCAAGAAATGACAGCTGTTCCTAAGACCCTCTCCGAAATCTATtcctattattttaaaatggcttTGAGCAGCGACTGGCCGGAAAAGCAGCGAGAAACACTCAGGATTGAGCAAGCTGtgaacaacagcaagaaaatcctgggcagcctgggcaggctggcCTTCTACGGGCTGCTCAAAAGGAAGTACGTGTTTTACGAGCAGGACATGAAGACGTACAGCATAGACCTCtccttgctgcagagcagcttgtGCAGCAGACTCttactcaaggaggaggtgcaGTCCTCCACAGCCTATTATTTTTCCCACCTAACCATACAGGAGTTCTTAGCAGCTATTTATTATTACACCGCTGCGAAGCGGGCAATATTCGACCTCTTCACGGAGAACGGGATGTCCTGGCCCAAGCTGGGTTTCCTCAACCACTTCAAGAGCGCCGTGCAGAGGTCTCTGCAGGCCGAGGACGGGCAGCTCGATATCTTCGTGCGCTTCCTCTCGGGGCTGCTCTCCCCCCAGGTGAACAAGCTGCTCTCCGGGTGGCTCCTGGCCAAGGACGAGCACAACAGCTTCAGGAGCCAAGCGATCAGCTTCCTCCAGGGCTGCCTGAACACGGACTACGTTATCTCCTCGCGGACGGTGAACACCGtgcactgcctgcaggagaTCCAGCACATGGAGATCGCCAAGTCTGTGGAGGAGGCGATGAAGAACGAGAGCTTGGCCGGGATGCTCACGCCAGTGAACTGCTCCGTCCTGGCCTATCTCCTGCAGGTCTCCGATGTGTGCGTGGAGGAGACCAACCTCTCCAACTGCCTGACTTACAACGTCTGTAAGagcctgctcccccagctcctcttCTGCCACAACCTCAG GCTGGACAATAACCAATTTAAGGACAAcgtgatggagctgctgggcaGCGTGCTGAGCGTGAAGGACTGCCAGATCCAGAAGCTCAG CTTGGCAGAAAATCAGATCAGCAACAAGGGTGCCAAAGCACTGGCCAGGTCGCTGATGGTCAACAGGAGCCTGATGGTGCTGGA CCTGCGGAGCAACTCCATTGGCCCCTCGGGAGCGAAAGCGCTGGCTGATGCACTGAAGAAAAACCAAGTCCTGCTCTCCCTGAA CCTGCAGCACAACGTGATCAAGGAGGACGGTGCCACCTTCCTGGCCGAGGCCCTGCTCACCAACCACAAGCTGACAACCCTGCA CCTGCAGAAAAACTCCATCGCAGCCCAGGGCGCGAAGAAAATCGCAGAAGCACTGAAGAGGAACTGCAGCCTCAAGGAACTCAT GCTCTCCAGCAACTCCGTTGGAGACAACGGCTCGGTCGCCTTGGCTGAAGCTCTGAAGGTCAACCACAGCCTGCAAAGCCTCGA TCTCCAGAGCAATTCCATCAGCAGTGCTGGGGTCGCGGCTCTGACAGCAGCTCTCTGCTCCAACAAGGGACTCGTCAACCTCAA CCTCCGGGAGAACTCCATCAGCAAGGAGGGGGGCCCCGCTATTGCCCGCGCCCTGCGGACCAACAACACCCTCAGGAGGCTGGA CTTAGCAGCCAACCTGCTGTACGACGAAGGCGGCAAGGCCATCGCTCTGGCAATGAAGGAGAACAGGGCGCTCACCTCCCTCCA CTTGCAGTGGAACTTCATTCAGGCAAACGCTGCCACGGCGCTGGCACAAGCACTCAAGTCCAACAGCAGCCTGGCCAGCCTTGA CTTGCAGGAGAACGCCATCGGAGACGAGGGGATGGCCGCCCTGTCCGCTGCGCTGAAGGTCAACACCACCTTGGCAGATCTCCA CCTTCAGGTGGCTTCAATTGGTGCGGCCGGGGCCCAAGCCCTAGCGGAGGCCTTGATGGTCAACAAGAGTCTGCAGATCCTGGA CTTGAGAGGAAACTCCATCGGTGTGGCAGGAGCCAAAGCGATGGCCAACGCGCTGAAGGTGAACCGGAGCCTCCGCAGGCTCAA CCTGCAGGAGAACTCCCTGGGCATGGACGGAGCCATCTGCATCGCCACCGCTCTGAAGGGGAACCACGGCCTCACCTACGTCAA CCTGCAAGGGAACCGCATCGGGCAGTCAGGAGCCAAGATGATCTCTGACGCCATCCGGACAAACGCACCCGACTGCATCGTGGAGGTGTGA